Below is a genomic region from Spirosoma radiotolerans.
TGTCGGCCTCAATTTGTTTTGCATAATCAGCCTCGTTGATTTCATAGGTGCCTAAAAGCAGGTAGTTCCCTTCGACGCCGTGACAGAAAAGAGTTGCGTTACCGGTATAGTGGGTATACATGAGTTTAAGGTGGATGTCTTCCCGAAACTCTTTCTCGTTTGTGCAATGCACGATGGCTGTCAGGCGCGCGCTTTCTTCGTCGTATTCGATTCGTACCGTGTTCAGTAAATCGGTCATTGTCGTATCAGTTTAACGTGTTCACTACTGTAGCACCGGGCCTTATCCTTTTTATCCTCCATGACTTTGATCAGGCCGCTCGATGTCCAGCCAATCACGGTACCGGTAAAATTGCGGACGTGGAACCCGCGTCGGTGGACGGCCACACGGACGCGGGATTGTGGTATGATTTCAGCGTTCATCAGAAAGGCTCGGTTTGTGATGCCTGTAGATCCCAGACGTTAGGCACGACGACGGTATTAAGTCGCTCACTAACAAAGCTCTCCCGCAGGTAGCTGGGCAGTTTATCCATTAACTCCCTGTACATATCAATACCCAGCACCTGAGCGACGTAACACTCATGTACGCTGTTGATGTGGGCAACGATGTCCATTAGGTCAGCGTGAAATTCGCGGACGTTGAACTCGTCGAGGTTTACCATCTTTTCGATGTCGCGGTCGGTCGACGAGATTCGGAGCCGACTCATTAGGTTGAAAAACGTCGTTCGGCCGATTGGTCCATTATGAGGGCTGCACATGTTCTTTTTTAACTCCCGTTGGCGCGTAATACGCATAATGCGAACCAAGCCATGATTGCTCGTCCGGGTCACGGTGATTCGATTTTGACCGTAGGCGTAGAAACTTAGCGAGTGAGGGTAATACTCGGTTGCTATCAGATTACCAACAGCGCGACCTATGTTATTCTCATTTGAGATGTTGTTGCCCATTGCAGCCAGAAACGCTCTCGACGAAAACAGCACAGAGTAATAAGCCTGTGGGAATGTCCAGTGCAGAGACGATTGCAAATACTGCTCGTCGTTAACGACGGGTGTTATACGCAAAGCGTATTCAGCCGACCAGCAATTGAGCAGTAACGCTTTGATGGCTTTGTAATCGAGGGACTCGGGCGTCTGGATAGTACGCGTAATAAGCTGAGTACCTTCGGGCGAGTTGAGCCGGATATACGAAGCCAGGGCGCGAAAATGATCTGAGAAATGCATACAAAAAGAGTTTAGGCCGCTACTGATGAGAAGTAGCGGCCGGGTGAGAGAGATTATTGAGCAGCGGGCAACAGGTCCGGTTCTTCCGCAGGAGGGGTAAACGGATTGAAATAGTTGAAGGTCGATTTGTTGTTGGCGATGTCGGTTAGTGTCTCGATCCGGTAAATCCGGCGATCCTGTGCGTATTCGCCCAATTCCTTGCTCCGCTCGACGTCAGCCAGCTTGTAGGTAAATGAAGCGATGTAATAGACGCCTTTGGGCTGAATGTTGTTATTCTCTTTCTTCTCAGCCACAACCGTAATGACCACGTCGGCGAGCGTCAGGTCATCATAATACAGGGGCTCGATCAACCGAAAGATGTTATCCACGCTGTAGCCGTGGAAGAGTACCGCCGACACACAGTTCTTCTCGTCGATAAAGAATAACTCCGCCCAGTTCTTGGTACCCATGTTGAGGATATTATCCGTAAAAATCCGGCCCGCGATGGGCTGAAAGGTGAGCGTCCGGCCCAGCTTCTCCGTGCCGTTGATGTTAAAAACGCCCTCTTTGGCATCGAATCGGTATTGGCGCGGGTGCCCTTCGAGGTACTTGAACTTATCGACGACTTCGCCCGTCAGTTCGTGGACTTTCTGGTACGACTTGAGATTGCCTTCAGCGACGGCGGTTTGTACTGCTTTAGTGGTAGACATGAGAGAAAAAATAAAAGGGTGAAAAGACGATTACTTGTTAAGGACTTCGATTAGGGCATCGGCAATTTCTACAGCTTGCTTTGCTACTGTCGAGGGCGATTCGTACTTATCTGACAATTTCATAAGTGCTTGAGCCGCGAAGTATTCCCGCTTACTGAGCCCCCATTGTGGCATACCTTCATTGATGTCGAGCGGGAAAGCCGACTGTTCTCCATTGTTGTCCATTGTGAAAGGTTGATTTATGGCCCGGTGTGAGCCGGGCCGGTTAGGATTGATTAAGCAAGGATTAGTCGGTCAGCCCGAAACGAGCGCCAGCCCATTGCCAGCGTATCGTAATAGCGAATAGCCAGCACGGAGCCGGGTTTGCTGTCTGTTGTCGTTACGGCCGGAGCCAAACCGTAGTAGCCGACCGCGAACCGCTCGGAGCCGTCGTCTTTGCGGTAAAAGAAGGAGACGGGCTTGACGAGCATTTCAGCTTTGAGCCGGATAACTGCCCACGCGCGTTTGAGCGCCTGAGAGAGCGAAAAACCCTGTTTGCGGAGGGCATTGGCGAGGATCATTAATTGACGTTTCATGTGAATGCAGTTGTTAAGCGATTGACTGATTTTGTTGATTACTTGAGTCCAGACGGACGCGAATGATAGCCGCCGTTATAGCGCTTGTTAAAAGGGGGTAGAAAATGCTCAATTGCTTCGCGCTCTATCTTGTCCCAGAGAGACTCATCACGGACTTTTAAAATAGTCACGTAGGTAAAATCCATGTCCGCGCGCTTGAGGTGCGTCATAATTCTGCCTTTGATGTGAGCGCTTTGTCCGACGTATTGCAGCTCCCCTGACTCATTAAATAGATAGTACAGGCCGCAGCCAATGTTGGCCATGCCTTTAGCCACGATTCGTCTCGACCATAGCTTATAGAGGTCTAAGTGAATCGGAAGGGGCAACCGAATAGGCTTGATGCCTGTAATTAGTGGGCGAGGCTTATTAGCACGATTCGTCTCCATTTTGATTTGCTTTATTGACTCAACAAAGATATAACAAATGTTATTAAAATCAATAACAAATATTATATAAAAATTTTGTTGTTATCTGACTTAGTTCACTATTGCTTATCATTCAGGTATTTATGGATGAGATTTTAATAACATTTGTTATTTTTGTTTCATACTTATTCCCCCACGTCTATAAATCCATGAAAACAAGCGTACCTGCCCTCTTTGACGAGATCGCTGACGATCAACCCTATTTCTTTGGCGTTCAAGCCAATCCTATCCGGGAATCATTGCCCACGCTGACGTACCGATTTGACAGGGGCACGATTGGCCTATCGAAAGGGCTGTTAAACCTATTGGGCATTCAGGCAAATTGCTTTGTGGGCTTTGTGACCATCAAGCGGGCCATTTACATCTATATCGTACCGGGTCAGGGTCGTTACTGGGTCAATACGTCGACCCGGTTCAAGTCCGGCATCTGTTCGGGTACGATTTGCGCCAAACAGTTTGTCCGCGAAGCCATGCGGAGCGTCGGCAACGGGCCGGGTGAGATTATTAGTTTTCCGGTAGCGCCGTTCAGCACGACGGCGACCGAGCTTGGCTTAGACCCGGACGTCTATACCGTACCGTTTTACCGGATTGTCACGGACCAAAAATCGCTGAGGGCGTAAGACCGGGCTTACCTTATATCTATGGAAGATCAGACAGCGTCTACTGACGGGCAGGAAGAGACAACCGTACCAGCCTGGTACGATGGACTGACGGACAAACAGCGACGTTTTGTCGAGGAGTACTGTATTGATTTCAACGCGACGCGCGCGGCCAAAACAGCCGGCTACTCCGATAAGACTGCACAGGAGCAGGGTAGTCGATTGTTATCAAATGTTATGGTTCGCAAAGCCATCGACGATTACCTGGATTCGCTGTCGATGACCAGCGCCGAGGCTATCTATCGACTTACCTCAATGGGTCGCGGGTCGATTGCTCCCTTTGTCGAGCCGTACGGTCGCGGCTTGAAATTCGACTTCAATACCGAGGAGGCCAAAGCCAACATGCACCTGATTAAAAAGATCACCAATGGCAAGGACGGTATGTCATTCGAGTTACACGACCCCAAAGACGCCATTTTCAAGATTATGCAGCTACGCGGTAAGGTCGTCAGCAAACACGAGCATACTGGAGCCAATGGCGGGCCGATCAAGACCGACAGCAAACAGCAAAGTACGGTGTACATCGTCGACACGACCGAGGGCCACAAAGTACCTGCACCCGATGATGACTATTCAAACCCGGACGCACAATGATAGACGACTCAGAATTAAGTATCGAAAAGATCAGGGCGTTAAAAGCGGAGCTACGCGCTAAAGTAGGCGTATTGCCGTATGATCCACTTGTCGAGGCACGAATGCACCTGCTTAAGCGAATGGGTCAGGAGTTAGACCGAAAGTGCGCCGTTATGGTAATCGCCGGGTTTCGTCCTATTGGTAGAATGCTCGCTCGTCAGTTAGCCGCGATGCCTATAGAAAAGGCAACCGCTTTCCTTGAGGAGATCGGCACTATCAAAGCCGATGACATGGAGCGGATTCGGCAGCAACTCGACCAGGCGATGAGCGTCGGCCGCGTCAAGGCTGAAGACTTAGTACCATTTCGCAACTATCAGCAGCCCGGCTCTCGTCGTGGCCGTAACATCAAACCCGACGAGTCGCGAAAGGCTCGTTATTCTCAATCGAGGAAATGAGACTATTACTCGTCACGCTGACTAGCACACTGGTAGCTGTCGCCCTCAACCTGACGGCTCACGCGCTGTCTACCCGTATTGACATCTGGCCCAACGCGGCCAAGGTGCAACCGCCCAGGCGAACGCATTACATCTCGTTGCTGGATGAAGACTTACCCTTTTGAGTTATTCGCAACTGGGTAGAATTAATCGATGGCATCGTTTACCAAGTAAACTAAAAACTAAATCAGCATGCCGTTTACTATCACGCCTAAACAACTTGTCCAGTTTAAGAAACTTGTCAACTCTCAACCTCTTGAGTTTTATGAGAATGCGAGCTTATACAACTCGCTGGCGGTACCAGCAAAGGAGATTATTCGCTATGTCAACAAAGAATACCCAGGCGAATTTGCGTCGTTGTATAATCGATTAACGAACGCCCAAGACGGAGAGCACCTGTCTATTATTGCCATGAATCAGACTGGAACGCTCAAAAAAGTGCTTAATCTATATGAACAGGCATATCAAGCGGAGTTAATGGAAGAGTTGAGCGAGAAGGAAATTGGCAAAATGAATGGATACGAGTATCAACTAATCATGGTGGACATGATTAGAAAAGTCTCAGAGCTTAAATAATCTACGAATAGCTATTTAACGAATGGTCCGTTTATTCCGAATCTAGTAGGGTAGGCGGGCTAGTCTCTTATTGGCCGTAAATTAAAGAGTGGTCCGCTGCTCTCCGATTTATAAACCGCTCTACTCGCTGCCTCCGGCCGTCCGCTACATCCACCTGTGGGGTGGCCGCTCGCGGGGCGGCTCGTTTGCCGCGACCGACTACGCGCTGTTCTACCTGTCACAGCCCGACTACTTCCGGGGCTACCTGATGCGGTATATACAAGGCGACATCCGCGTCTCGCTGTGGCGGGATATGATGGACCGCATCGACGAGAAAGAGGAGCTGGGTCTGCTGAACCGAAAGGACTATAAGATCAATACGAACGAGATGTCCATCGTTCACCTGCCCACCGGCAACACGCTCCAGAGTCGCGGGTTTAAAAAGTCATCGGGCGCTCAGACCGCTAAGATGAAATCCATCGCGGGTGCGACGCACATCTTTTTAGAGGAGGCCGAGGAGGTGACCCGCGACGACTTTAACCAGCTTGATGACTCACTACGGACCGTTAAAACCGACCTTCGCGTCTTCCTGATTTTTAACCCGCCGAAGAAAAATCACTGGATCATTGAGGACTATTACACCCTTCGCGAGTCACGAATACCCGGTTACTACATCGCTCACGCGAACGTAAAGGACAATTTCCTTTCCATTTTCTCGACGTATCACGACAATATCAAATATGTAGCCAAATCCACCGTCGAGAAATTCGAGGGCTACCGCGTATCTGACCCCGATTGGTACTGGACAGTGGTCCGTGGGCTGATTAGCGAGGGAGCCAAAGGGCGGATTTACCGGGGCTGGAAAGCCATCACCAACGACGAGTTTGCCAGCCTGCCCTACGGCTCGTACTACGCGCTCGATTTCGGCTTTGGTGTCGATCCGCTGGGCTTATCGGAGGTCAAGAGGCACAATAGAAAGCGTTATGCCAGAGAGTTAATCTACGAAACGGGGATCAGCGACGAGGAATTGGTCCGCAGGCTCAGGGCTTTCAAAGTGGGTTCGCGGCCAATCGTCGCCGATTCGGCCGAACCAAAGTCGATTTCGTTTCTCCGCAGCAAGGGGTTCAACGTCATTGCGGCCCGTAAAGGGGCGGACAGTATTCGCTTTGGCATCAAGGCCATGCAGGGGTGTGAGTGGTATTACACGCAGGACAGCAAGAACCTGGCTTACGAGTATCAGGAGTACCGCTGGCAGCTTGACGCCAACAAGGAGACGACAACCGAGCCCATCGGCAAACATGATCACCTGCTCGATGGCCTCCGCTATACCGAACTGACGGACCCCTGGGGCGGTGGCGCTATTGACCATACGTAGCGGCTCCCTATCTTCAATACGCAGTTTGCCTTGCTAGTGTGTGTCAACGGTGGCCCGATTACTGGTTAACGACGGCCAGTCATCGCCCGCCGATTTTCTCACCTGACAAGCCTCAAACTCGCCCAACTGCACACACATAGCTATAAAATCGCTCTCCGCGATTCGGGCCGACTGCTCTCAAGCACGTCACCATATTCTATTTATAGCAATGCCAAATCGTTTGTATGAAGCCTCGAAACAGACTGCCAGTGTGCAGGGTATTCCCAATACCGGCGTCGACCAGGTACCCGGCACAATCATAAAGTTAGTGTTTGTTGAACTAGCCCAGTGGAACGCCTACACGCCCGCCATTACCGAAACGACGGTCATCACCTCCGCGTTCTGGACGGCTTTTCTAGCCACGGTCGATAAAACCCACGTTGTGACAGGCTTCATTGACGCGTTCGACGTCGCTGAAACTGAGGGCATCATGGAAGGCGGCAACGATAACACGACCTACAACGGTGTTCCCCGTCTTCGTTCCATTACCCACGCCGTGGCAACGGGCAAAATATCGGGTATTTCCAACGCTGAAGCGGCTGCTATCCGCTCGCTGACAGCTAAATCGGGTAATTTCCAACAGGGTGCGCGCGTGGGTGTGTTGTTTCTGCACGAAGGTAACGGCCTGACGATTCTGACGGGTGCCAAGCCAATGCCAGTTTTCAACGTTCGGTTGTTCGATCCCAAAATGGGCGGACTGGGTGCGTCGGATGACTACTCGTTCAAATTCGAGATGGAGGGCGGCTGGTCATTTACAAAGAAAACCCTCGAACTTGCTTTCGTCGGCGCGACACTAACCAACCCCGCGCCGTAAGCGAGTATGGATGCCAACGAAGCAGCAAAGACCCTTTTACTACGGGGCAAAGAAGTTGAATTTCCTCAAAAGCAGGCCGAGCGGATGTTAGCTCACCAGAAAGTAACCGGATTTACCGACTACTCGGACCCGGACGATCTGGTAGAAACTGAGCCAGAAGCCGAATCCCAACCCACTACCAATGCCGATCACGGACAGCCAAGCGATTCAATCGATACTAACGCCCCGAAACCAGAAGGCGTTAAAAAGGGCAAGTGACGATAATGATCGGCAACGGTTCCATACCGGCCCGGCGACCTCCGAAGAGGATGCCGGGCCGTATGCGGCTGTTTTAAAGGCCAGGGTTGAAAAGATTCTCAACAACAAGGAGAAGTTCGACAAGTTCTGTGCGCTGCTCAACTACCCACTGCCCTCCTCACGCATCATTGACAAGGGAGCCGACGAGTATCAGAAAGCCTTTGGCGCCGAGGATAAATACGTCGATTTCGAGTTCAGTTCCGACAACCTCAAAGCCGATGCCGCCGAGTTTCTTGACCGCATCAAATTCGACGATTGGCTGACCAAAAACCTGTTTAATCAGTGTTTGCGTGCCTCAGCGGCTATCTGGATTGTCGATCTGCCCGCCGAGGTCAACGCTGAAGGGTTTGCCGAGCCGGTTTTGCTGCTTCGCGAAGTGGGTAAATTACACGACCTGTTTACGGATCGTCGGGGCGACATTACAGCGGTTATCTACCCGATGACGCCCCTAAAGGATGAATCGGGCAAGATAGTCGCCAAACGCTGGGCGGTCATCGACGACGAATCCTACCGGGTAGCCATTACCCGCGACGGAGAGACACAGCCCGCCATTCAGTTCACCAACTACCACGATTTACAGCGGTGCCCGGCTGGCTGGGTGTGGCATGATCGCTTAGACGAAAACCAGCCGATTCGCATTCAGTCGCCCCTGCATGCAATTTTCAGCGAGTTAGACGATCTGGTCGTCGGAACCGTCTTCAAGCAACACGCCGACCTGTACGCATCCTGGCCGATTTTCCGATCCTACAAAACCCGTTGCAATTACGAAGTACCGGGAACCGGCGAGCAGTGTAACAATGGGTACGTAACGATTCGCAGTAAAGAGCCCGACGAGGAGGGCAATTACACGTATAAACTCGGCCGTTGCCCGGTTTGTGAGAAGAAAAAGCCCATCGGACCCGGTTCACACATCGAAACGCCCGCGCCGGTCGACAATATGTCGGCCGATCTGAGCAACCCAGCCAGTTTTATTAACCCCGAACGTGAGCTACTCGATTACAACACGGAGAAGCTGGAAGACATCGAAACCCGCGTTACAGAGTACCTGACCGGTGACATCAACGAGGTTGATAAAGGCACGGAGGCTGTCAATACTGACCAGGTAGCCGCTCGTCAGGAGGTTCGTAAGTCGATTGTCGGTTTCTGGGCGGGTCAGATCCAGCGGACGCACTACGAAAGTCTGTATGTGGTTTTATCCCTTCGGTACGGCCCCTCGTTTCTGTCGCTGGCTGTCGATTACGGGACTG
It encodes:
- a CDS encoding SH3 beta-barrel fold-containing protein, with protein sequence MKRQLMILANALRKQGFSLSQALKRAWAVIRLKAEMLVKPVSFFYRKDDGSERFAVGYYGLAPAVTTTDSKPGSVLAIRYYDTLAMGWRSFRADRLILA
- a CDS encoding GIY-YIG nuclease family protein, whose translation is METNRANKPRPLITGIKPIRLPLPIHLDLYKLWSRRIVAKGMANIGCGLYYLFNESGELQYVGQSAHIKGRIMTHLKRADMDFTYVTILKVRDESLWDKIEREAIEHFLPPFNKRYNGGYHSRPSGLK
- a CDS encoding terminase small subunit — translated: MEDQTASTDGQEETTVPAWYDGLTDKQRRFVEEYCIDFNATRAAKTAGYSDKTAQEQGSRLLSNVMVRKAIDDYLDSLSMTSAEAIYRLTSMGRGSIAPFVEPYGRGLKFDFNTEEAKANMHLIKKITNGKDGMSFELHDPKDAIFKIMQLRGKVVSKHEHTGANGGPIKTDSKQQSTVYIVDTTEGHKVPAPDDDYSNPDAQ
- a CDS encoding PBSX family phage terminase large subunit; translated protein: MVRCSPIYKPLYSLPPAVRYIHLWGGRSRGGSFAATDYALFYLSQPDYFRGYLMRYIQGDIRVSLWRDMMDRIDEKEELGLLNRKDYKINTNEMSIVHLPTGNTLQSRGFKKSSGAQTAKMKSIAGATHIFLEEAEEVTRDDFNQLDDSLRTVKTDLRVFLIFNPPKKNHWIIEDYYTLRESRIPGYYIAHANVKDNFLSIFSTYHDNIKYVAKSTVEKFEGYRVSDPDWYWTVVRGLISEGAKGRIYRGWKAITNDEFASLPYGSYYALDFGFGVDPLGLSEVKRHNRKRYARELIYETGISDEELVRRLRAFKVGSRPIVADSAEPKSISFLRSKGFNVIAARKGADSIRFGIKAMQGCEWYYTQDSKNLAYEYQEYRWQLDANKETTTEPIGKHDHLLDGLRYTELTDPWGGGAIDHT